In a genomic window of Gloeocapsopsis dulcis:
- a CDS encoding FAD-dependent oxidoreductase: protein MTDFANFFYIESDDLEERQDVNVGNLVFAGEHLSDEFYGYMNGAAQTGRLAAEVVLGMVTARTASSV from the coding sequence CTGACAGACTTTGCCAACTTTTTCTATATTGAATCGGACGATCTCGAAGAACGCCAAGATGTTAATGTCGGAAATTTGGTTTTTGCTGGTGAGCATTTGAGCGACGAGTTCTATGGATATATGAATGGCGCGGCTCAAACTGGACGACTCGCTGCTGAAGTTGTGTTAGGTATGGTTACAGCAAGGACAGCAAGCTCTGTATGA
- a CDS encoding SGNH/GDSL hydrolase family protein, translated as MMVTLYTFGDSILDCGIYNEFGVHPGQLLVQNNDRLFPEFRGQDLTSRGIARLEHRARDGATVDGLPFQAQGLSVESQAIALITIGGNDLLRGLAYDTGAAIAAFANSLDTFVQQLPIRPVLLGSVYDPTFGDDNRNFLAVDPAIARKNLQRVNTVIQEIASRYGQFVDLHAHFLTGDTTWFTAIIEPSLQGASEVRRAFLPYVLSKI; from the coding sequence ATGATGGTAACATTGTATACTTTTGGCGACTCAATTCTAGATTGTGGAATATATAATGAGTTCGGCGTTCATCCAGGGCAACTGCTCGTTCAAAACAACGATCGCCTATTTCCCGAATTTCGAGGTCAAGACCTGACTTCACGTGGAATTGCTCGTCTCGAACATCGCGCCCGTGATGGTGCAACAGTTGATGGACTACCATTTCAAGCTCAAGGATTGTCGGTTGAATCTCAGGCGATCGCGCTTATCACTATTGGCGGTAACGATCTACTACGCGGATTAGCCTATGATACAGGTGCAGCAATTGCAGCTTTTGCTAATTCTCTTGACACATTTGTGCAGCAGTTGCCAATTCGTCCTGTTCTGTTGGGCAGTGTATATGATCCTACATTTGGAGATGACAACCGCAACTTCTTAGCAGTTGACCCAGCAATTGCTCGTAAGAACCTCCAACGTGTCAACACAGTAATTCAAGAAATCGCCAGCCGCTACGGGCAGTTTGTCGATCTCCACGCTCACTTCTTAACCGGAGACACAACGTGGTTTACAGCGATAATTGAACCAAGTTTACAAGGTGCGTCAGAAGTACGACGAGCTTTTCTTCCCTACGTACTTAGTAAAATCTAA
- a CDS encoding DUF3747 domain-containing protein, whose protein sequence is MKLKRIITTAIQLRVVALAAATLGVIIALTPANTTTFKQEEVEQNKFIAIAAPLGNGARQLLILEQQSDTQACWSESGSNPVVVEPLLLQFDFTGICGRNTDSNGYSIRMANQDLGLYYRLSIIERDGEFVLVGISDRDRQAPPIEIGRTRGIHSGFSKILLEPGWQFTKRTFQGKTLGHVYLSSSLTPPAGIPTSFAFTDIANNVYAKEIQQAVALGFVAGFSQDNTFRPEVALTREQLVSLVLGALSKVPDANLNLPTEIATKPYPDVETTRWSAVKIGWARDNQIISGYADGTFRPTQTVTRAELMAVLRRAAEFAKSTRRLDTALTLKQPTTAFSDTTGHWAAAIISQMSSYCHVASPPNEVGTAFAPDAETHRSYAAAATVRMLDCVKQEF, encoded by the coding sequence ATGAAGTTAAAGAGAATAATAACTACCGCAATTCAACTTCGAGTAGTGGCACTTGCTGCTGCCACTCTAGGAGTAATTATTGCTTTGACTCCTGCTAATACTACCACGTTTAAGCAAGAAGAAGTTGAGCAAAACAAATTTATTGCGATCGCTGCGCCACTTGGTAACGGCGCTCGTCAACTACTCATCCTAGAACAGCAATCTGACACACAAGCCTGTTGGAGTGAAAGTGGCAGTAACCCTGTAGTTGTAGAACCATTGTTGTTACAATTTGATTTCACAGGGATTTGTGGGCGGAATACAGATAGCAATGGTTACTCCATTCGCATGGCAAACCAAGACCTGGGTTTATACTACAGGTTAAGCATCATTGAGCGTGATGGAGAATTCGTCCTCGTTGGGATTTCTGATCGCGATCGCCAAGCTCCACCTATAGAAATTGGCAGAACGCGTGGTATCCACTCAGGCTTTTCTAAAATTCTTCTAGAACCTGGTTGGCAATTTACTAAAAGAACATTTCAGGGCAAGACTTTAGGTCACGTCTATCTCAGCAGTAGCCTCACACCTCCTGCCGGAATTCCAACTTCTTTTGCCTTTACAGATATTGCCAACAACGTTTATGCTAAAGAAATCCAGCAAGCTGTTGCACTGGGTTTTGTGGCTGGGTTTTCGCAAGACAATACTTTCCGACCAGAAGTAGCCTTAACTAGGGAGCAACTTGTCTCCTTAGTGTTAGGAGCCTTGAGCAAAGTACCGGATGCTAATCTCAACCTACCTACTGAGATTGCCACCAAACCCTATCCTGATGTAGAAACTACACGTTGGAGCGCTGTCAAGATTGGGTGGGCAAGAGACAATCAAATTATTAGCGGCTATGCAGATGGAACTTTCCGACCTACTCAGACAGTTACCCGTGCTGAGTTAATGGCAGTATTACGTCGGGCGGCAGAATTTGCTAAGTCTACTCGTAGACTTGATACAGCACTCACTTTAAAACAGCCAACAACAGCTTTTTCAGATACAACAGGGCATTGGGCAGCTGCAATTATTTCCCAAATGTCTTCCTATTGCCATGTTGCTTCTCCACCAAATGAAGTTGGAACTGCTTTTGCACCAGATGCTGAGACCCATAGAAGTTATGCTGCTGCTGCAACTGTTCGCATGCTTGATTGCGTCAAACAGGAGTTCTAA
- a CDS encoding PhzF family phenazine biosynthesis protein, protein MFAPAMGIEEDPATGAAASDLAGYLGDRHSISDGVLQ, encoded by the coding sequence ATGTTTGCACCCGCAATGGGCATTGAGGAAGATCCGGCGACAGGTGCAGCTGCCTCGGATCTGGCTGGGTATCTTGGCGATCGCCATTCCATTTCTGATGGCGTACTTCAGTAG
- a CDS encoding site-specific integrase: MLRCCYNWAIEQGLVDANPYLTIKLKKSPVTRIKPFTTTEILAITQGFEQLAPHYTPFVKFLFLTGVRLSEAIGLRWVDVDCSRSEITIAESLPKDLTGNGYTRIRKSTKTGSVRVLPMSQALRETLAAIAPTHELVFTSVGGSIIDADNFRMRHWKPILKAVAVPYRKIHNTRHTMISHALEQGIAPTGIAYLAGHIDTRMVLTTYGHMINKPQLPELF; this comes from the coding sequence ATGCTTAGGTGCTGTTATAACTGGGCAATAGAGCAAGGTTTAGTGGATGCTAACCCCTATCTGACCATCAAGCTTAAGAAGTCCCCAGTGACCCGCATCAAGCCTTTTACAACCACTGAGATATTAGCTATTACTCAAGGCTTTGAACAGCTAGCACCGCACTACACACCCTTTGTGAAGTTCCTGTTTCTTACTGGTGTTAGATTATCTGAAGCTATTGGATTGCGGTGGGTTGATGTAGATTGCTCAAGGTCAGAGATAACTATAGCGGAATCACTACCTAAAGACCTGACAGGAAATGGCTATACAAGAATCAGGAAATCTACAAAAACAGGATCTGTCAGGGTGCTACCTATGAGTCAAGCCCTAAGAGAAACACTAGCAGCGATCGCACCAACCCATGAGCTAGTTTTCACTTCAGTCGGTGGTTCTATCATAGATGCTGATAACTTTAGGATGCGCCACTGGAAGCCCATACTAAAGGCTGTAGCTGTTCCTTACCGCAAAATCCATAACACTAGGCACACCATGATCAGCCATGCCCTAGAGCAAGGGATAGCACCCACAGGCATAGCTTATCTAGCGGGTCACATCGATACTAGGATGGTGCTAACAACCTATGGGCACATGATCAATAAGCCCCAGTTGCCTGAGCTATTCTAA
- a CDS encoding FAD-dependent oxidoreductase, translating to MQIQSWGRGFHLTFSRNYEVDTDYVIIAIPFTVLRDIKIRVGLPKQLRRFINEVNLGANEKIYARFNQKVWQRDKGVCEGSLDRSWIFRSLGCNAVTGRQKRWSAYFLLRWERSDSNAIW from the coding sequence ATGCAGATTCAGTCATGGGGCAGAGGCTTTCACTTAACCTTTTCTAGGAATTATGAAGTCGATACAGATTATGTCATTATTGCAATTCCGTTCACGGTCTTGCGAGACATTAAAATTCGAGTTGGCTTACCAAAGCAGTTAAGGCGTTTTATTAACGAAGTCAATCTTGGTGCAAATGAAAAGATATACGCTAGATTTAACCAGAAAGTGTGGCAGCGAGATAAAGGGGTTTGTGAAGGAAGTCTGGACAGATCTTGGATTTTCCGTAGCCTGGGATGCAACGCAGTGACAGGTAGACAGAAAAGATGGAGCGCTTACTTTCTTCTTCGGTGGGAACGAAGTGATAGCAATGCAATCTGGTAG
- a CDS encoding UBP-type zinc finger domain-containing protein, giving the protein MPCQHLNELTLENLIPKANYPVFRCEECIRIGDHWVHLRICQSCGKMLCCDSSKNQHARRHYEESGHAVISSAELGEEWLWCFVDGQQKRY; this is encoded by the coding sequence ATGCCCTGCCAACACCTGAATGAACTGACTCTGGAAAACCTAATTCCGAAAGCCAACTACCCCGTATTTCGGTGTGAAGAGTGCATTCGGATTGGCGATCATTGGGTGCACCTGCGGATTTGCCAAAGCTGTGGCAAGATGCTGTGTTGTGACTCTTCCAAAAATCAACACGCCCGCCGCCACTATGAGGAAAGTGGACATGCTGTGATTAGTTCAGCGGAATTGGGGGAAGAATGGCTGTGGTGTTTTGTCGATGGGCAACAGAAGAGATATTGA
- a CDS encoding FAD-dependent oxidoreductase, translating to MGLASVYEARQRLGGHIQSVTGAVGEGLISDLGGHFINTDHADMLELANEFHLRLFIVMKMHKNFPFLKQVTISMVEFALKRKLQIRLVCV from the coding sequence CTGGGATTAGCTTCTGTATACGAAGCTAGACAGCGACTAGGAGGTCACATACAGTCAGTAACTGGTGCTGTAGGTGAAGGTTTGATCAGCGATCTCGGTGGTCACTTTATCAACACAGATCATGCAGATATGCTGGAACTAGCAAACGAATTTCATCTGAGACTCTTCATCGTAATGAAGATGCACAAAAATTTCCCTTTCCTGAAACAGGTTACTATTTCAATGGTAGAATTCGCTCTGAAGCGGAAGTTGCAAATAAGACTGGTATGCGTTTGA
- a CDS encoding SDR family NAD(P)-dependent oxidoreductase — protein sequence MDSFTRPLAVVTGASNGIGYELAKQFAQNGFDLLVTATGESINQAAQAFASLGAKVETVQADLATYDGVETLYSHIKAIGRPVDAIAINAGVGVGGDFARETNLEDELNLINLNVVSSVHLAKRVVKDMVERSKGRILFTSSIAALMPGPFEAVYAASKAFIHSFAEGLRNELKDTGVTVTSLMPGPTDTNFFHRAGMDDTKAGSSKKDDPSEVAKQGFEALMAGKDAIIAGSVMTKIQGNVSKVLPDTVAAEQHRQLTEPGSASN from the coding sequence ATGGATTCGTTCACCCGACCTTTAGCTGTCGTGACGGGTGCCTCAAATGGTATCGGTTATGAACTGGCTAAACAATTCGCCCAAAACGGCTTCGATCTTCTCGTCACAGCTACCGGAGAAAGTATCAATCAGGCGGCTCAAGCTTTTGCGAGTTTAGGCGCTAAGGTTGAGACAGTTCAAGCTGATCTTGCCACTTATGATGGAGTTGAGACACTTTATAGCCACATTAAAGCAATTGGACGACCAGTCGATGCGATCGCCATCAATGCAGGAGTTGGTGTTGGCGGTGACTTTGCCCGCGAAACTAACCTTGAGGACGAACTTAATTTAATAAACTTGAACGTCGTGTCGTCTGTTCACCTTGCAAAACGAGTAGTAAAGGACATGGTCGAGCGTAGCAAGGGTCGAATTTTATTTACATCATCCATTGCAGCTTTGATGCCTGGTCCTTTTGAGGCAGTTTACGCCGCATCCAAAGCATTTATCCATTCTTTTGCTGAGGGATTGCGTAACGAACTTAAGGACACGGGCGTTACTGTTACTTCGCTTATGCCTGGACCAACAGATACTAACTTCTTCCATCGAGCAGGTATGGATGACACCAAAGCTGGTTCGAGTAAGAAGGACGATCCATCTGAGGTTGCCAAGCAGGGTTTTGAGGCACTGATGGCAGGTAAGGATGCAATTATTGCTGGCTCAGTGATGACGAAAATTCAAGGTAATGTGAGTAAGGTTTTGCCTGATACCGTCGCTGCTGAGCAACACCGCCAGTTAACTGAGCCAGGTTCGGCTAGCAACTAA
- a CDS encoding ComEC/Rec2 family competence protein has protein sequence MNAAILCLAFIAGLLSTAFVWGGYAVLASGIVAPVFIKRLWRGSPNLQVWVIAGIIGLLASLYFQTRIPQPATNDISRLIGNEQQVVTVQGKITSTPRLTRSQRGQFWLAASWLEENKVTGKVYVTVPLLQTTGLHPGQRIAVTGVLYQPLAPTNPGGFDFRAYLAREGTFAGLSGRRVEISAGQKSSKWGWWRIRQKIVRSQVQWLGSPEGSLVSSMVMGGKSVDLPYDIRDLFVRVGLAHALAASGFQTSLILGVMLALLRRFSVALQVSFAGGALLLFLGLTGVQSSVLRAVLMGFAALIAIGTKRKVKPLGSLLIAATLLLLFNPLWIWDLGFQLSFLATLGLLVTVPPLIERLDWLPVAIATLIAVPLAAALWTLPLQLQVFGVVPLYSLVVNILSSPLISVISIGGIISAIASIIYPLAGSALAWLLYYPTHFLIGLTEFFAQLPGNSITVGRISVLQLFVVYGLIVLAWLQPWWQKRSWLAGVMAMGIVLIPMWHTQATVFRATVLATASEPVLVIQDQGKVLLVNSGDANTVRFTVLPFLQQQGVNQIEWAIATDSETSSRSWEEINQRLSVKNFYTPTNSTEGKAVLASVLRPEQTLVVGAIKVKIDDGVLQLQIKEQTWLLLDNVASDEQKQLAYTKKLPHAQVLWWSGEALEKEVLAAVKPEVAIASAIDVDPGIISLLNQNKIQLFWTGRDGAIQWTPKGRFEATMNEVENRAALL, from the coding sequence ATGAACGCAGCTATTCTATGTTTAGCTTTTATTGCAGGTTTACTATCTACAGCTTTTGTGTGGGGAGGCTATGCAGTATTAGCTAGCGGGATAGTTGCACCCGTTTTCATTAAACGCTTGTGGCGTGGTAGTCCTAACTTACAAGTTTGGGTAATTGCTGGAATCATCGGCTTGTTAGCAAGTTTGTACTTTCAGACACGGATACCGCAGCCAGCAACAAATGATATTAGTCGATTGATTGGAAACGAACAGCAAGTTGTTACTGTTCAGGGAAAAATTACAAGTACGCCACGTTTGACTCGGAGTCAACGAGGACAATTTTGGCTAGCAGCGAGTTGGTTAGAAGAAAATAAAGTTACGGGAAAGGTTTACGTTACTGTACCTCTACTCCAAACAACAGGATTACATCCTGGACAAAGAATTGCAGTCACTGGGGTTTTATATCAACCTTTAGCGCCGACAAATCCAGGAGGTTTTGATTTCCGTGCGTATTTAGCGAGAGAAGGTACCTTTGCGGGTTTGAGTGGGCGACGAGTTGAGATTTCGGCAGGGCAAAAATCTTCTAAATGGGGGTGGTGGCGGATTCGACAAAAGATTGTGCGATCGCAAGTACAGTGGCTAGGTAGTCCAGAAGGATCACTTGTGAGTTCAATGGTAATGGGTGGGAAATCAGTTGATTTGCCCTACGATATCCGCGATCTCTTTGTCCGAGTTGGGTTAGCCCATGCTTTAGCCGCATCGGGATTTCAAACTTCATTGATTCTAGGTGTAATGCTGGCGCTGTTACGGCGGTTTTCGGTAGCGCTGCAAGTGAGTTTTGCAGGAGGGGCATTATTGCTCTTTCTAGGATTAACTGGCGTACAATCATCGGTATTACGTGCTGTTTTGATGGGGTTTGCAGCACTTATTGCGATTGGAACAAAGCGTAAAGTTAAGCCTTTGGGTTCGTTATTAATTGCTGCAACGTTGTTATTGCTATTCAATCCGCTGTGGATTTGGGATTTAGGGTTTCAACTGAGTTTTTTGGCTACTTTAGGGTTATTAGTCACTGTACCACCGTTAATCGAACGTTTGGATTGGCTACCAGTGGCGATCGCAACTTTGATTGCTGTTCCACTAGCAGCGGCTTTGTGGACTTTGCCGTTACAACTACAAGTGTTTGGTGTTGTTCCACTTTACAGCTTGGTAGTAAATATTCTGAGTTCACCGCTGATATCGGTAATTAGTATTGGCGGAATTATAAGTGCGATCGCATCTATCATTTACCCTCTTGCAGGAAGTGCTTTAGCTTGGTTGTTGTATTATCCAACTCACTTTCTGATTGGGTTAACAGAATTTTTTGCGCAATTACCAGGAAATTCAATTACTGTAGGCAGAATTTCAGTTTTACAGTTATTCGTCGTTTATGGGCTGATAGTCTTAGCTTGGTTACAACCGTGGTGGCAAAAGCGTTCTTGGTTAGCTGGTGTTATGGCAATGGGTATCGTTTTAATTCCGATGTGGCACACTCAAGCTACCGTATTTCGGGCAACAGTGTTAGCAACTGCATCTGAACCGGTGTTAGTAATTCAAGACCAAGGGAAAGTGTTATTAGTCAATAGTGGTGATGCGAATACAGTAAGGTTTACGGTATTACCATTTTTGCAGCAGCAGGGTGTAAATCAGATTGAGTGGGCGATCGCTACTGATAGTGAAACAAGTAGTCGTAGTTGGGAAGAGATTAATCAGCGCTTGTCAGTTAAGAATTTTTATACTCCAACTAACTCAACGGAAGGAAAAGCTGTATTAGCAAGTGTTTTGCGTCCTGAACAAACATTAGTTGTGGGTGCTATCAAGGTAAAGATTGATGATGGTGTATTGCAATTACAGATAAAAGAGCAAACGTGGTTATTACTTGATAATGTTGCATCTGATGAGCAAAAGCAGCTAGCTTATACTAAAAAATTGCCTCATGCGCAAGTACTCTGGTGGTCTGGAGAGGCTTTAGAAAAGGAAGTGTTGGCAGCGGTGAAACCTGAAGTTGCGATCGCTTCTGCTATTGATGTAGATCCTGGAATTATATCGCTACTGAACCAAAATAAAATCCAGTTGTTCTGGACAGGAAGAGATGGCGCAATTCAATGGACACCCAAGGGAAGGTTTGAGGCAACAATGAATGAAGTAGAAAATCGTGCTGCGTTGCTGTAA
- the ilvC gene encoding ketol-acid reductoisomerase — protein MARMYYDTDANLDLLAQKTIAIIGYGSQGHAHALNLKDSGMNVIVGLYPGSKSAAKAEAAGLKVHAVADAAAAADFIMILLPDEVQKSVYKNEIEPNLAEGKVLAFAHGFNIHFGQVVPPADVDVVMIAPKGPGHLVRRTYEQGQGVPALFAVYQDASGQARDRAMAYAKGIGGTRGGILETTFREETETDLFGEQAVLCGGLSALIKAGFETLVAAGYQPELAYFECLHEVKLIVDLVVEGGLAKMRDSISNTAEYGDYTRGPRIVTEQTKAEMRKILQEIQAGQFAREFVLENQAGKPGFTAMRRQEAEHPIEEVGKDLRAMFSWMKKD, from the coding sequence ATGGCTCGGATGTATTATGACACTGATGCCAATTTAGATCTTTTAGCACAGAAAACAATTGCCATTATTGGCTATGGTTCTCAGGGTCATGCCCATGCCTTAAATTTGAAAGACAGTGGCATGAATGTCATCGTTGGGCTATATCCAGGTAGCAAGTCAGCAGCAAAAGCCGAAGCAGCAGGACTTAAAGTTCATGCGGTTGCTGATGCAGCGGCAGCAGCAGACTTTATTATGATTTTGCTACCAGATGAAGTACAAAAAAGTGTCTACAAGAACGAAATTGAACCAAATTTAGCTGAAGGCAAAGTCCTTGCTTTTGCACACGGGTTTAACATTCACTTTGGTCAAGTTGTACCACCCGCAGATGTTGATGTGGTCATGATCGCACCCAAAGGACCAGGACACTTAGTCCGGCGGACATACGAACAAGGACAAGGCGTACCTGCATTATTTGCAGTGTATCAAGATGCGAGTGGTCAAGCACGCGATCGCGCGATGGCATATGCAAAAGGTATCGGTGGAACTCGCGGCGGCATTCTAGAAACAACCTTCCGTGAGGAAACTGAAACCGATTTATTTGGCGAACAAGCAGTTCTCTGTGGTGGCTTGAGTGCGTTGATTAAAGCTGGATTTGAAACGCTAGTTGCAGCGGGCTATCAACCCGAATTAGCATATTTTGAATGTCTGCATGAAGTCAAGTTGATTGTAGATTTAGTTGTTGAAGGCGGTTTAGCTAAAATGCGTGATAGCATTTCTAACACTGCTGAATATGGTGACTATACCCGTGGACCGCGGATTGTTACCGAACAAACTAAAGCAGAAATGCGTAAAATTCTTCAAGAGATTCAAGCTGGTCAATTTGCCCGTGAATTTGTGCTAGAAAACCAAGCGGGTAAACCTGGATTCACCGCAATGCGTCGTCAAGAAGCCGAACACCCGATTGAGGAAGTCGGTAAAGACTTACGCGCTATGTTCAGTTGGATGAAGAAAGACTAA
- a CDS encoding DUF262 domain-containing protein, whose product MQRTINFQTISWFWDLYNRKLLELDPPYQRRSVWNQEYKDFFVDTVLNGYPAPAIFIYQEITPEGISKVSIVDGKQRLSSLFEFANNEFPVYEKATIERFRGKYFNDLDTETKQNFWKYQFAIEYVPSSNEEIISNIFDRINRNVIKLTSQELRHAKFSGDFISTVEELTIWMFDYLGGNFPAIDRRSKKQMKDVEMVAQLLLFLEEGVKAYSQEYLDKAFSERDNNWEEKEKTENEFRNTIKYIKEILDLSQNINLSKTRLKNQADFYSLFGAIAELNREEDNFILTQDVGIRINDFLKLVGDADLKEESKDSLTDHQLNALDYYTAVKFSFTDARARKTRIAIMKSVIKGNFN is encoded by the coding sequence ATGCAAAGGACAATTAATTTTCAAACCATCTCTTGGTTTTGGGATCTCTATAATAGAAAACTACTTGAGCTTGATCCACCTTATCAAAGACGTAGTGTTTGGAATCAAGAATATAAAGATTTTTTTGTTGATACTGTACTTAATGGATATCCGGCTCCTGCAATATTTATATATCAGGAAATTACTCCTGAAGGCATATCTAAAGTTAGTATAGTTGATGGGAAACAAAGGTTATCTAGTTTATTTGAGTTTGCTAACAATGAATTTCCCGTGTATGAAAAGGCTACAATTGAAAGATTTCGTGGTAAGTATTTCAACGATTTAGATACTGAAACTAAACAAAACTTTTGGAAATATCAGTTTGCTATAGAATACGTACCCTCATCTAATGAAGAAATAATTAGCAATATATTTGATCGTATAAATCGTAATGTAATTAAGTTAACCTCTCAAGAACTTCGTCATGCAAAGTTCAGCGGAGATTTTATTTCTACAGTAGAAGAATTAACTATCTGGATGTTTGATTATTTAGGTGGAAATTTTCCGGCAATTGATCGAAGATCAAAAAAACAAATGAAAGATGTTGAAATGGTTGCTCAACTCTTACTTTTTTTAGAAGAAGGTGTTAAAGCTTATAGTCAAGAATATCTTGATAAAGCATTTAGTGAGCGAGATAATAATTGGGAAGAAAAGGAAAAAACTGAGAATGAATTTCGTAATACTATTAAATATATAAAAGAAATATTAGACCTATCACAAAATATAAATTTATCTAAAACTAGATTGAAAAATCAAGCTGATTTTTACTCTTTATTTGGTGCTATTGCTGAGTTAAATCGTGAAGAGGATAATTTTATCCTAACTCAAGATGTTGGTATAAGAATTAATGATTTTCTGAAATTAGTAGGAGATGCAGATTTAAAAGAAGAGTCTAAAGATTCACTAACAGATCATCAATTAAATGCACTAGACTACTATACAGCCGTTAAGTTTTCATTTACAGATGCAAGAGCAAGGAAGACTAGAATTGCAATTATGAAATCTGTAATTAAGGGGAATTTTAATTGA
- the pip gene encoding prolyl aminopeptidase, with the protein MRELYPLVAPYNEGNLLVSDLHTIYYEESGNPQGKPVILLHGGPGGGCPPFYRQYFHPEKWRIVMFDQRGCGRSTPHAELRENTTWDLVSDIEKLRKHLKIERWTVFGGSWGSTLSLAYSQTHPERCSELILRGIFLLRQKELHWFYQKGASYIFPDAWEEYVKPIPEAERDDLLVAYYKRLTSSDAQTRLKAARAWSIWEASTSRLYPDPNLIQTFGESNFADAFARIECHYFINKGFFDTEDQLLLNVSRIRHIPAVIVQGRYDVVCPMISAWELHRAWHEAKFIVVPDAGHSMSEPGIRSALIEATDKFVEH; encoded by the coding sequence ATGCGAGAACTTTACCCACTCGTTGCACCATACAACGAAGGAAACTTACTAGTTTCTGACTTACATACAATTTACTATGAAGAGTCAGGTAATCCACAGGGTAAACCCGTTATTCTACTCCACGGAGGACCTGGTGGCGGGTGTCCGCCATTTTATCGCCAATATTTTCATCCAGAAAAGTGGCGAATTGTGATGTTCGATCAGCGTGGTTGTGGTAGAAGTACGCCTCATGCAGAACTACGCGAAAATACGACGTGGGATTTAGTAAGTGATATTGAAAAATTACGCAAACACTTAAAGATCGAACGCTGGACTGTTTTTGGTGGTAGTTGGGGAAGTACGCTATCCTTAGCCTACAGTCAAACGCATCCCGAACGTTGCTCAGAACTTATTCTCCGTGGTATTTTCTTACTGCGCCAAAAAGAGTTGCACTGGTTTTATCAAAAAGGTGCGAGCTATATCTTTCCTGATGCTTGGGAAGAATATGTCAAACCAATTCCTGAAGCCGAACGCGATGATCTACTTGTTGCTTACTACAAGCGCCTCACAAGTTCTGATGCGCAAACACGGCTAAAAGCAGCCCGTGCTTGGTCAATTTGGGAAGCGAGTACAAGTAGACTTTATCCCGATCCCAATTTGATCCAAACGTTTGGTGAAAGTAATTTCGCAGATGCTTTTGCCCGAATTGAATGCCATTATTTTATCAACAAAGGTTTTTTTGATACCGAAGATCAATTACTTCTAAACGTGAGTCGGATTCGTCACATTCCAGCGGTCATTGTCCAAGGACGCTATGATGTCGTATGCCCTATGATTTCAGCATGGGAGTTACATCGTGCTTGGCACGAAGCAAAATTTATTGTTGTTCCTGATGCAGGACATTCCATGAGTGAACCAGGAATTCGCAGTGCTTTAATTGAAGCAACAGACAAGTTTGTAGAGCATTAG
- a CDS encoding DUF4079 domain-containing protein — protein sequence MFNLTAVLEAIASWFRSLGIPEPIVHWGHPAMMAIVIFVMGSFVGFIGWQGRVATDKAVASRSLADHRTLAPWMFLFMALGYIGGVLSLVMQHQPIMESPHFWTGSSLLVLLLVNAAIALFGFRHDKGTLRAVHAYLGSTALGLMVLHAVLGLKLGSVI from the coding sequence ATGTTTAATTTAACTGCAGTTTTAGAGGCGATCGCTAGCTGGTTTCGTAGTTTAGGAATACCAGAACCAATTGTCCATTGGGGACACCCAGCGATGATGGCAATTGTCATATTCGTTATGGGTAGCTTTGTGGGATTCATTGGATGGCAGGGACGAGTTGCTACAGATAAAGCTGTTGCTAGTAGAAGTTTGGCAGATCATCGGACATTAGCACCGTGGATGTTTTTATTTATGGCGCTTGGTTATATCGGTGGCGTGTTGTCTTTAGTGATGCAACATCAGCCGATTATGGAAAGTCCGCATTTTTGGACAGGTTCGAGTTTGTTGGTGTTGTTGCTGGTGAATGCGGCGATCGCGTTATTTGGTTTTCGACACGATAAAGGTACATTACGTGCAGTTCACGCCTATTTAGGGAGTACCGCCCTCGGTTTGATGGTTCTCCATGCTGTATTGGGGCTGAAATTAGGTTCGGTAATTTAA